The following are encoded in a window of Podospora pseudoanserina strain CBS 124.78 chromosome 6, whole genome shotgun sequence genomic DNA:
- a CDS encoding hypothetical protein (COG:E; EggNog:ENOG503PUNN), protein MASTQNQNQGQDRPIIKAHSAPENHNQHVKDPLAHFNAIPPLAKMLSDPALLSTQVVDRRPLPSGESNFVRKVMNSGSTVRACVTFFRMLQPSASMVKKAQAAGAKGELIPMEEITKSKAMLQGGGAQDGENMKNPFLLFSALVDLGEDLCGYAGTMHGGLFAVLMDEVMGTAANFQSEHGAYTVQFNTNLQKAIKLPMVVVIRGRVVKKAGRKIMVRGCIEDQNGNIMAEGDGLWIQMDKNVGRSQL, encoded by the exons ATGGCCTCCACCCAGAACCAAAACCAAGGACAAGACCgccccatcatcaaggccCATTCCGCTCCTGAGAACCATAACCAACACGTCAAAGACCCCCTCGCCCACTTCAAtgccatcccccccctcgccAAAATGCTCTCCGAtcccgccctcctcagcacCCAAGTCGTCGACCGCCGCCCCTTGCCCTCGGGTGAGAGCAACTTTGTTCGCAAGGTGATGAACTCTGGCTCCACCGTCAGGGCGTGCGTGACATTCTTCCGGATGCTGCAGCCCTCTGCTTCAATGGTCAAGAAAGCTCAGGCTGCCGGGGCAAAGGGGGAGTTGATCCCCATGGAGGAGATCACCAAATCCAAAGCGATGCTGCAGGGGggtggggcgcaggacggGGAGAATATGAAGAACCCGTTTTTGCTGTTTAGTGCGCTGGTGGATTTAGGGGAGGATCTTTGTGGCTATGCGGGGACGATGCATGGGGGCTTGTTTGCGGTGCTGATGGACGAGGTTATGGGGACGGCGGCCAATTTTCAGAGTG AGCACGGTGCGTATACTGTCCagttcaacaccaaccttcaGAAGGCGATCAAGTTGCCCATGGTGGTTGTTAtcagggggagggtggtcaagaaggcTGGACGGAAGATCATGGTTAGGGGGTGTATTGAGGATCAGAATG GCAATATCATGGCTGAGGGCGATGGTCTCTGGATCCAGATGGATAAGAACGTGGGCAGGAGTCAGTTGTAG
- the LEU5_2 gene encoding coenzyme A transporter (COG:C; EggNog:ENOG503NW5S): protein MSHASMPGVSSPQIGRDTTRAARPNATALPAKDPAVCPTDDEAQVPRKPPKNKRSLDYVWRSGVAGGLAGCAAKTVVAPLDRVKILFQSHNPHFIKYTGSWIGVSEAMKAIYQQDGPTGLFRGHSATLLRIFPYAAIKFLAYEQIRAIVIPNKEHETPFRRLISGSLAGVTSVFFTYPLEVIRVRLAFETKKDSRSSLRSICKQIYGEQQKPRTVAGPVGEPLPVVPARHGLTNFYRGFSPTLLGMLPYAGMSFLTHDTAGDLLRHPKIAKWTTLPQSENAPAGKAAPLRSWAELFAGGVAGLVSQTASYPLEVIRRRMQVGGAVGDGHRMRIGETAGIIMRERGLRGFFVGLTIGYAKVVPLVAASFYTYERLKTWFGI, encoded by the exons ATGAGCCATGCCTCCATGCCGGGGGTCTCGTCGCCTCAAATAGGGCGAGACACTACCCGTGCAGCCCGGCCAAATGCTACAGCACTACCGGCTAAGGATCCAGCAGTATGCCCTACAGACGACGAGGCCCAGGTGCCGAGGAAACCTCCTAAGAACAAGCGGAGCTTGGATTATGTCTGGCGATCTGGTGTCGCAGGTGGTCTGGCAGGATGCGCT GCCAAAACTGTTGTTGCGCCGCTCGACCGAGTGAAAATTCTTTTCCAGTCTCATAACCCACACTTCATCAAATACACGGGATCATGGATTGGTGTGTCGGAGGCCATGAAGGCCATCTACCAGCAGGACGGTCCAACAGGCCTTTTTAGAGGCCATTCAGCGACACTTTTGAGAATTTTCCCCTACGCAGCTATCAAGTTCCTGGCCTACGAACAAATACGAGCTATTGTCATTCCGAACAAGGAGCACGAAACGCCATTCCGACGACTTATCAGCGGGTCTTTGGCAGGTGTCACCTCAGTTTTCTTCACATATCCACTAGAAGTTATTCGAGTACGGCTGGCTTTCGAGACGAAGAAGGACAGCAGATCATCACTACGCTCAATATGCAAGCAAATATATGGTGAACAACAAAAACCGCGCACTGTGGCTGGCCCTGTCGGCGAGCCTCTGCCAGTTGTGCCTGCTAGGCACGGGCTGACCAACTTTTACCGTGGATTCTCCCCAACGCTCCTGGGCATGCTGCCCTACGCTGGCATGTCTTTCCTGACACACGACACGGCCGGCGACCTTCTTCGTCACCCAAAAATTGCGAAGTGGACTACACTGCCGCAATCTGAGAATGCGCCCGCCGGGAAAGCAGCGCCTTTGCGGTCTTGGGCTGAGCTATTCGCGGGTGGCGTGGCCGGTCTGGTTTCTCAAACGGCGTCCTACCCGTTGGAAGTTATTAGGCGGCGGATGCAAGTTGGCGGAGCGGTCGGCGATGGCCACAGAATGCGCATCGGCGAGACAGCTGGGATAATTATGAGAGAGCGCGGACTGAGAGGTTTCTTTGTGGGCTTGACCATTGGTTACGCCAAGGTGGTCCccttggtggcggcgagtTTCTACACGTACGAAAGACTAAAGACATGGTTCGGCATTTAG